From Anopheles funestus chromosome 3RL, idAnoFuneDA-416_04, whole genome shotgun sequence, a single genomic window includes:
- the LOC125768660 gene encoding NIF3-like protein 1, whose protein sequence is MLFRICSLAISVRNVVRSGGQQCIKPRTMVTLQEVIKQLKDFAPENIAEKWDNVGLLVEPRNQTNPISNILLTNDLTEAVVVEARERNAQMIISYHPPIFAPLKRLTQASWKERIIIDCIRNDIAIYSPHTSWDNVNNGVNDWLAASLPYDNCKPIHQNESFPAYGSGRMCEISGKTINVRDAVQRIIKHTQMDCAMVSVTGGNENRIIRKYAVCAGSGASVLKGVQADMYITGEMSHHEVLEATSNGTCVVLLGHSNSERGFLQDFKDILTNRLNQKVVVHVSSSDRDPMTLMLGENAN, encoded by the exons ATGTTATTTAGAATTTGTTCATTAGCAATTTCTGTACGAAACGTTGTTAGAAGCGGTGGTCAACAGTGCATCAAACCACGTACGATGGTAACACTGCAGGAAGTGATCAAGCAGTTGAAAGATTTCGCACCGGAAAATATTGCGGAGAAGTGGGACAATGTTGGTTTGCTAGTAGAACCTCGAAATCAAACAAA tcCTATTAGCAACATCCTTCTAACCAATGATCTGACGGAGGCGGTAGTGGTGGAGGCTCGGGAAAGAAATGCTCAAATGATAATTTCCTATCATCCGCCTATATTCGCCCCGCTTAAACGGTTGACCCAAGCATCATGGAAGGAGCGGATCATTATCGATTGTATTCGGAACGATATTGCCATCTACTCGCCGCACACAAGCTGGGATAATGTGAACAATGGCGTAAATGATTGGCTGGCAGCATCGCTCCCATATGATAACTGCAAGCCGATCCACCAAAACGAATCCTTCCCGGCGTATGGTTCTGGAAGGATGTGTGAAATTAGCGGCAAAACAATTAATGTACGGGATGCCGTTCAACGCATTATCAAGCACACGCAAATGGACTGTGCCATGGTTAGCGTAACCGGTGGGAATGAAAACCGGATAATTCGAAAGTATGCCGTTTGCGCTGGCTCGGGTGCGAGTGTGTTAAAAGGTGTGCAGGCGGATATGTACATTACCGGGGAAATGTCACACCACGAGGTACTGGAAGCGACCAGCAATGGCACGTGTGTGGTACTGCTCGGACATAGCAACTCAGAGCGTGGCTTTCTGCAGGATTTCAAGGACATTTTGACCAATCGTCTAAATCAAAAAGTGGTGGTTCACGTGTCCTCTAGTGACCGAGATCCCATGACGTTAATGTTGGGAGAAAATGCAAACTAA
- the LOC125768652 gene encoding histone acetyltransferase KAT8-like, translating to MVSQKSLRVNADSEKENKTNTASSAVSGGGSAHAGDGSTAPGSKQTKEKASDTQIVGSDGVSSSAAGSPDASGGEGGGKDELVIGEEYMVQRQDGTWHLAQLIQSRQNPSDPKQQEYYIHYEGLNRRLDQWVTRDRISNDSMPGGSPTGAGDRATSVSIPSNAPGDGASARKSPLGSNTVNAKDRFTGLKPGSKEAGTLLVSGNDNIGSSLDGTDSDRKITRNQKRRHDEINHVQKTYADMDPTTAALEKEHEAITKVKYIDKLRIGKYEIDTWYFSPYPEEYGKVGTMYVCEYCLRYMRLAKTLKEHKAVCTKRQPPGNEIYRKGTLSIFEIDGKDNRFYCQTLCLMAKLFLDHKTLYYDVDPFYFYVLCEIDREGHHIVGYFSKEKESPEGNNVACILILPPYQRKGYGKLLIAFSYELSRREGIIGSPEKPLSDLGKLSYRSYWAYTLLKLIKDYRTTTIKELSELSGITPEDIIYTLQSMNMVKYWKGQHVICVTVKLIQEHLQMPQFKKPKLMVDPAYLKWTPQKRNNPAKQIKKN from the exons ATGGTTTCGCAAAAGTCGTTGCGAGTTAACGCAGACagcgagaaggaaaacaaaacgaatacgGCGTCTTCTGCGGTTAGCGGCGGCGGCAGTGCACATGCAGGAGACGGCAGCACTGCTCCCGGttccaaacaaacgaaagaaaaagcttccgACACCCAGATTGTTGGTTCGGATGGAGTTAGTTCAAGTGCGGCCGGTTCACCAGATGCGAGCGGTGGAGAA ggTGGTGGTAAAGATGAGCTGGTCATTGGAGAGGAGTACATGGTACAGCGACAGGATGGCACATGGCATTTAGCGCAATTAATTCAATCGCGCCAAAACCCATCAGATCCAAAGCAGCAGGAGTATTATATTCATTACGAAGGACTTAACCGACGGCTGGATCAATGGGTGACACGAGATCGAATATCGAACGATAGCATGCCGGGAGGCAGTCCAACCGGTGCCGGTGATCGGGCCACCAGTGTATCTATTCCATCAAACGCGCCTGGCGACGGTGCATCTGCTAGGAAAAGCCCTCTTGGATCAAATACGGTTAACGCGAAAGATCGCTTTACTGGACTAAAACCTGGATCGAAGGAAGCCGGCACGTTGCTAGTGAGCGGAAATGATAATATCGGCTCTAGCCTCGATGGAACCGACTCAGATCGTAAAATAACGCGCAACCAAAAGCGACGGCACGATGAGATAAACCATGTACAGAAAACGTACGCCGACATGGACCCAACAACGGCTGCCCTGGAGAAGGAGCACGAAGCGATTACGAAAGTGAAATACATCGACAAGTTGCGCATTGGAAAGTACGAAATCGATACGTGGTATTTTTCACCATACCCCGAAGAGTACGGAAAGGTTGGCACGATGTACGTTTGTGAGTACTGCCTGCGATACATGCGACTGGCAAAAACACTAAAAGAACATAAAGCTGTGTGTACCAAACGGCAGCCACCGGGCAATGAGATCTACCGAAAGGGTACACTGTCCATCTTCGAGATAGATGGTAAGGACAATCGGTTCTATTGCCAGACGCTTTGCCTTATGGCGAAACTATTCCTGGATCACAAAACTCTCTACTACGATGTTGATCCTTTTTACTTCTACGTGCTGTGCGAGATAGATCGCGAAGGACATCATATCGTGGGGTATTTTTCCAAAGAAAAGGAATCACCCGAAGGGAATAATGTCGCATGCATTCTCATACTTCCACCCTATCAGCGCAAGGGCTACGGTAAGCTGCTAATTGCGTTCAGTTATGAACTATCACGCCGAGAAGGAATCATTGGCAGCCCAGAGAAACCGCTGTCCGATCTGGGAAAGCTCAGCTATCGGAGCTATTGGGCGTACACATTGCTTAAGCTCATAAAGGACTATCGGACGACGACGATTAAAGAGCTGAGCGAACTGTCCGGCATTACACCGGAGGACATCATCTACACACTGCAGTCGATGAACATGGTGAAATATTGGAAAGGTCAGCACGTCATCTGCGTAACGGTGAAGCTGATCCAGGAGCACCTGCAGATGCCACAGTTTAAGAAACCGAAGTTAATGGTAGACCCGGCGTACCTCAAATGGACACCACAGAAGCGTAACAATCCAGCAAAGcagataaagaaaaattag
- the LOC125768650 gene encoding alpha-amylase A-like — MYHVMFSDKTITSKTLLSHQLICPARSYKTDATSTCWSSPPRNRVSLTLSNKMKTLVHLGVILLLAVVLTSNPVVGQHDPHFVRGHSTIVHLFEWKWSDIADECERFLGPKGYGGVQLSPVNENIVIRLDDGSRPWWERYQPISYKLETRSGSEAQFAEMSRRCNAAGVRLYVDIIINHMGATQPVEPAIGTGGSTAIPSDRQFPAVPFGWPDFNPPCDINDWGNPIEIRNCELVGLHDLNQGVPWVRDRIVDFLNHLIELGVAGFRVDAAKHMWPADLEVIFGRLNNLNTAYGFAPGSRAFLAQEVIDMGSHEAVRKFEYTHLGTVTEFMFSHYLGRAFSGNDALRWLSNFGEEWGLLSSQDAFVFVDNHDNQRGHDGILTYKEPKPYKMATAFAAAYPFGQLRIMSSFAFTSFDQGPPADAQGNLLSPIINPDTTCGGGWVCEHRWRQMYSMIHFRNLAWGTPMLHWWDNGNNQIAFARGNIGFVAFNLEPFDMNVILQTGLPAGIYCDVISGSREGETCTGLQVIVEPNGYASISIRATAEDGVIAIHSESRL, encoded by the exons ATGTATCATGTAATGTTTAGCGATAAAACAATCACCTCCAAAACATTGCTTTCCCATCAACTGATTTGTCCAGCCAGAAGCTATAAAACGGATGCAACTTCTACGTGTTGGTCCAGTCCCCCCCGTAATCGGGTGTCGTTAACCTTGTCCAATAAAATGAAGACCTTAGTGCACTTGGGTGTGATACTACTGTTGGCGGTCGTATTGACCTCCAACCCGGTGGTAGGTCAACACGATCCACACTTTGTCCGTGGCCACAGCACCATAGTGCATCTGTTCGAGTGGAAATGGAGCGACATTGCCGATGAGTGTGAGCGTTTCCTCGGGCCCAAGGGTTACGGTGGTGTGCAGCTGTCACCGGTAAACGAGAATATCGTTATTCGATTGGACGACGGTTCCCGACCATGGTGGGAACGTTATCAGCCAATTTCGTATAAGCTGGAAACCCGCTCCGGCTCGGAAGCTCAATTTGCCGAGATGTCCCGCCGTTGTAATGCGGCCGGCGTGCGTCTCTACGTGGACATAATCATCAACCACATGGGTGCGACGCAACCCGTTGAGCCGGCTATTGGTACGGGTGGCTCCACGGCCATACCCTCGGATCGTCAATTCCCCGCCGTACCTTTCGGGTGGCCCGACTTCAACCCGCCATGTGACATCAACGATTGGGGCAATCCGATCGAGATCCGCAACTGCGAGCTGGTTGGATTGCACGATCTTAACCAAGGTGTACCGTGGGTTCGCGATCGTATCGTTGACTTCCTGAACCATCTGATCGAGCTCGGTGTTGCCGGGTTCCGTGTGGATGCCGCTAAACACATGTGGCCTGCAGATCTGGAGGTGATCTTCGGACGTCTGAACAATCTGAACACCGCGTACGGCTTTGCTCCCGGCTCGAGAGCGTTCCTCGCGCAAGAAGTTATCGATATGGGTAGCCACGAGGCAGTCCGTAAGTTCGAGTACACCCATCTCGGCACGGTCACTGAGTTTATGTTTTCGCACTACCTTGGCCGAGCATTCAGTGGCAACGATGCACTCCGTTGGCTGTCCAACTTTGGAGAAGAGTGGGGTTTGCTTTCTTCCCAAGATGCGTTCGTGTTCGTCGATAATCACGACAATCAGCGTGGCCACGATGGAATCCTCACGTACAAGGAACCGAAGCCGTACAAAATGGCAACCGCATTTGCAGCGGCCTATCCGTTCGGACAGCTGCGCATTATGAGTTCCTTCGCCTTTACCAGCTTCGATCAGGGTCCGCCGGCCGACGCACAGGGCAATTTGCTGTCGCCCATCATCAACCCGGACACAACGTGCGGTGGCGGATGGGTGTGCGAGCAccgatggcgccagatgtatAGCATGATCCACTTCCGCAACCTTGCCTGGGGTACACCGATGCTGCACTGGTGGGACAATGGTAACAATCAGATCGCATTTGCCCGTGGAAACATTGGTTTCGTGGCGTTTAACCTCGAACCGTTCGACATGAACGTGATCCTGCAGACCGGACTACCGGCCGGTATCTACTGTGATGTCATTTCTGGTTCGCGCGAAGGTGAAACGTGTACTGGCCTGCAGGTGATCGTAGAACCAAACGGTTACGCATCGATTTCCATCCGTGCCACTGCCGAGGACGGTGTGATTGCTATCCACAGTGAG TCCCGACTCTGA
- the LOC125768655 gene encoding leucine-rich repeat-containing protein 1-like encodes MEGGFKSIMHLSYRDFRSIPEELRGTGRHEIDEIYLKENLIHSLPDWFFVEMTHLRFLCLAGNMIDTLPNEIGRLVCLETLDLSENALHRLPHTVGQLKRLTKLLLNGNYINQLPLEIGQLHKLEVLEVRKNRLTDIPIHLSKCIGLEDLLMDDNPGLVSIPNRVFNLPSLTYVSAERCNLFQLPFTINTTTLCFVLLFSNQQSLTHCPLALERFAQPDYESKEEKLRRIKNPSCYRQIRCHAVPYLLNLPSELVHLCARSSAYGIMPNSLFEMALRACGKFRWDSLDRLDLPKCLMNRLIHGPIACCSSVPCGREIFTAAVLALVKSKEYARSFVLSVMFCSKLCADRWFQYNCDAYEELSWEIPI; translated from the exons ATGGAAGGTGGTTTCAAAAGCATAATGCACCTTAGCTATCGCGATTTTCGTTCAATACCGGAGGAACTGCGCGGTACGGGAAGGCACGAGATTGACGAGATTTATCTGAAAGAAAATCTAATCCACTCGCTACCGGATTGGTTCTTTGTGGAGATGACACATTTGCGATTTTTGTGTCTCGCTGGTAACATGATCGATACCCTGCCGAACGAGATCGGCCGCTTGGTGTGTTTGGAAACGCTTGACCTATCGGAGAATGCGCTGCACCGCTTACCACACACCGTTGGACAATTGAAACGATTGACCAAACTGTTGCTGAACGGAAACTACATCAATCAATTGCCGTTGG AAATTGGACAGCTCCACAAGCTAGAGGTACTGGAAGTTCGTAAAAATCGTCTCACCGACATTCCCATCCATCTGTCTAAGTGTATCGGTCTGGAAGATCTTCTGATGGATGATAATCCCGGTTTAGTGTCCATTCCAAATCGTGTCTTTAATCTGCCCTCGCTAACGTACGTGTCGGCAGAACGGTGCAACTTGTTCCAGCTGCCATTCACCATCAATACCACCACGCTGTGCTTTGTGCTGCTCTTTAGCAACCAGCAAAGCTTAACACACTGTCCACTTGCTTTGGAACGTTTCGCTCAACCGGACTACGAATCAAAAGAGGAAAAGTTAAGGCGTATTAAAAACCCATCCTGCTATCGACAGATCCGCTGCCATGCTGTACCATATCTGCTGAATCTTCCATCCGAGCTGGTGCATTTATGTGCCCGTTCTAGCGCTTACGGTATTATGCCAAACTCACTGTTCGAAATGGCATTGCGAGCTTGTGGTAAATTTCGTTGGGATAGTTTGGACAGATTAGATTTGCCAAAGTGTCTTATGAACCGATTGATTCACGGACCAATAGCCTGCTGCAGTAGCGTCCCATGCGGAAGGGAGATATTCACCGCCGCTGTTTTAGCGCTTGTTAAGAG CAAGGAATATGCGCGAAGCTTCGTGCTCAGTGTTATGTTTTGCTCGAAGCTTTGTGCGGACCGTTGGTTCCAGTATAACTGCGATGCGTACGAGGAACTATCGTGGGAAATTCCAATCTAA
- the LOC125768639 gene encoding uncharacterized protein LOC125768639, with protein MAKGAKRKTKWVSLSLANANTKTSNAAGSDSEQTPHTQQQNYGDGHRNKMYNGVSFASKASKDLTAGPEAVEEQGGNERTQDRSGNRTDTSTGSDCATGQERRTVSNYHRRRPPPYNARTGWSGGGSTGGSSNGRNNYHRNGYYGNGGGYYGGGKRSHFDSYTRRQQTATSTNRTTSGDGAETGGATINDDEYTRITTPRQDVLFKKGYLSRPKPSVATPSTSNTGSSSIAGTTSEGSDGGNGGSNSISTTESITSEYGGSYAADGSNQLFDYSIPCIPCGYFTEKGVLVMNGFAVDNNGFSYFNGGQTYIYPPNYNGCPQSPLATTNTGDQTTDSMLYANDDTNDEANTNESTELDRSTPNHATPVIDSESTPGYGDMSVVSCSEAYNESGITGGDGQFFTNDSLQPVPLCEVVPEQTIANGALLTGEESGDTSTVCDATNETASNCVQEVPDFSENGYFQYTNGYDFAQFYNSLCYPNLLMEQYRMCDDAGLPLYCGSEYAMTNEEVYGHQPSFKKRKKRFRTFEEMPTANGNSYDVGNVPSAIAVESNTTGSDAIDCVPESHVPSSDVSHQSYQLNAEVQEFLPSVVPHSSAVQPGVVCASADKTNNGTKSTTRTVAKTRHPVVPKLPNSSSPKVAAGSGACHAADDISPVSANGKSPPNKANRKKDLIESTLAFAAQNIDLTRPKTIAAQASSNDSELFWTTIDRNGRKKRVATIPEQETVTANEAEKESSAEKHTKEKLAVGETMQSETPITEAKDDGTSTVESPTLFVASVASDVSSKKELTKSKKKTQKHKRQQLRKSMSSFNKQLEGFQLIEPEFTSSTTGHRRGRSNDKTGRVDTTVPKHQQEDTQVKDTVKKQSSSVVIAQQNRTTDGHNRVIEKQSEIVEVKLNCDNSSNGTSSEVSPSEDDAQCEVEEMVAQKTMPLLALASALAEKTNVNETETEKHHQQLMSAGVEEAQDKEQEAEFAKQADVENEDAKNDVKQIVQIGELRKEIDQEIVQSTQESIELVASSISHCLDEVKLSDEVDVNVLSAPIEQQQIMNVQLSVDTNVFTSAAKQLTIRSVSPTLPALEEDEAEDHADGMANDTIVSEGDDTRTKRDSMSGAGYTESIDSGLQSPAPCGGVASPETSSMVSSIESQPAIDLPDVASSQSALSQIVGTWLMRKLEVHEPEEVFVLPSNPLLIQRLERFHQLQRRERRERLRGPLASESEGEDQEYDLDDDDDTDSDYMSDGQGRIDRTQSDDANSSNPGSPLNFPQQEVGVVQKNTLADPQTESLADAKQHDESERHATHHSDNGKNMSDAGMPRAPDSKRCLIM; from the exons GACACCGAAATAAAATGTACAACGGTGTTAGTTTTGCTTCAAAAGCTAGTAAAGATTTGACAGCTGGACCGGAAGCAGTAGAAGAGCAGGGTGGAAATGAACGCACACAGGATCGGAGCGGTAATCGAACCGATACCAGTACCGGAAGTGATTGTGCCACGGGCCAGGAGCGGCGAACGGTGAGTAACTATCACAGACGTCGGCCTCCTCCATACAATGCTAGAACCGGTTGGAGTGGAGGAGGCTCGACGGGAGGTTCCAGTAATGGTCGTAACAATTACCATCGCAATGGTTACTATGGAAATGGCGGCGGATACTACGGCGGTGGGAAAAGGTCTCACTTTGACAGTTACACACGGCGGCAGCAAACTGCAACCAGCACGAACAGAACGACCTCCGGCGATGGAGCAGAGACAGGAGGAGCTACGATTAACGATG ACGAGTACACCCGAATAACAACCCCGCGACAGGACGTACTGTTTAAGAAGGGCTACCTATCACGTCCGAAGCCTTCCGTCGCAACGCCCAGTACGTCAAACACTGGGTCCAGCTCAATTGCCGGTACCACAAGCGAGGGTAGCGATGGTGGGAACGGTGGCAGCAATAGCATTTCCACGACGGAATCCATTACATCCGAGTATGGTGGATCGTATGCGGCCGATGGTAGCAACCAACTGTTCGACTATTCCATCCCATGTATTCCGTGCGGGTACTTTACGGAGAAAGGTGTACTGGTGATGAATG GTTTTGCGGTAGATAACAATGGTTTTTCGTACTTCAACGGTGGCCAGACGTACATATATCCACCGAACTACAACGGCTGCCCACAGTCACCGTTAGCGACCACAAACACAGGGGACCAAACGACGGATTCGATGCTGTACGCAAATGACGACACAAATGACGAAGCAAACACGAATGAATCGACCGAACTGGACAGATCCACACCGAACCATGCGACACCCGTCATAGATTCCGAATCGACGCCAGGGTACGGAGATATGTCCGTTGTTTCCTGCTCTGAGGCGTATAACGAAAGCGGAATCACCGGTGGTGATGGTCAATTTTTCACGAACGATAGCCTTCAACCGGTGCCCCTGTGCGAAGTGGTTCCGGAGCAGACCATAGCGAATGGTGCTCTGCTAACTGGGGAAGAATCCGGAGACACTAGCACGGTTTGCGATGCGACGAATGAAACAGCTTCCAACTGCGTGCAAGAAGTGCCGGATTTCTCAGAGAACGGATATTTCCAATATACCAATGGGTATGATTTCGCACAGTTCTATAATTCACTCTGTTATCCGAACCTGCTGATGGAACAGTACCGCATGTGTGATGATGCTG GTTTACCCTTGTACTGCGGTTCAGAGTACGCTATGACAAATGAAGAAGTCTATGGACATCAGCCAAGCTTTAAGAAACGTAAAAAGCGTTTCCGTACGTTTGAGGAG ATGCCAACAGCAAATGGGAACTCTTACGACGTTGGAAATGTACCGTCCGCAATAGCG GTCGAATCCAACACTACCGGTAGTGATGCTATCGATTGCGTGCCAGAAAGCCATGTTCCTTCTAGTGATGTTAGTCATCAGTCGTATCAACTGAATGCTGAAGTGCAAGAATTTCTACCTTCCGTCGTTCCACACTCAAGTGCCGTTCAACCTGGCGTCGTGTGTGCATCAGCTGACAAAACGAATAACGGCACCAAGAGTACCACTCGTACCGTAGCGAAAACTCGACATCCAGTTGTACCAAAACTTCCAAACTCATCATCCCCTAAAGTGGCTGCTGGATCTGGTGCCTGCCATGCTGCCGACGACATTTCTCCAGTTTCTGCTAATGGAAAATCGCCACCAAACAAAGCGAACCGCAAAAAGGACCTGATCGAATCAACGCTTGCCTTCGCTGCCCAGAATATTGATCTCACGCGTCCGAAAACGATCGCAGCCCAAGCATCGTCTAACGACAGCGAACTATTCTGGACGACCATTGATCGAAATGGACGAAAAAAGCGAGTAGCAACGATTCCGGAACAGGAAACGGTCACTGCCAATGAAGCGGAGAAGGAATCTTCTGCCGAAAAACATACGAAAGAGAAATTAGCGGTTGGAGAAACAATGCAATCGGAGACACCGATCACTGAAGCAAAGGATGACGGTACGTCTACTGTAGAAAGTCCGACACTGTTCGTCGCGAGCGTTGCCTCGGATGTAAGTAGCAAAAAGGAGCTAActaaaagtaagaaaaagacacaaaagcacaaaagACAACAGCTCCGGAAGTCAATGAGCAGCTTCAATAAGCAACTGGAAGGATTTCAGCTGATCGAACCTGAATTCACTTCTTCAACGACAGGACATCGTCGGGGCAGAAGCAATGATAAAACTGGACGTGTTGACACTACAGTTCCCAAGCATCAACAAGAAGATACGCAAGTTAAAGACACCGTTAAGAAACAGTCATCCTCTGTGGTGATCGCGCAACAAAATAGAACAACAGATGGCCATAACCGTGTCATTGAGAAGCAGTCAGAAATCGTGGAGGTGAAGTTGAATTGTGATAACTCAAGCAATGGTACGTCTTCCGAAGTCTCGCCTTCGGAAGATGATGCTCAGTGTGAGGTTGAAGAGATGGTTGCTCAAAAAACGATGCCGTTGTTAGCCCTTGCCTCGGCGTTGGCTGAGAAAACTAATGTTAATGAGACTGAGACTGAAAAACATCACCAACAATTGATGTCGGCAGGCGTCGAGGAAGCACAAGATAAAGAGCAGGAAGCTGAATTTGCGAAACAAGCAGACGTTGAAAATGAGGATGCTAAAAATGATGTTAAGCAGATCGTACAAATTGGAGAGCTGCGGAAAGAGATTGATCAGGAGATAGTGCAGAGCACGCAGGAATCAATCGAGCTTGTTGCTTCATCGATTAGTCATTGTTTAGACGAGGTAAAGCTTTCTGATGAAGTTGATGTTAATGTTCTCTCGGCTCCAATCGAACAGCAGCAGATAATGAACGTTCAATTGTCTGTCGACACGAACGTGTTTACCAGCGCCGCTAAACAGCTTACAATCAGGTCAGTTAGTCCCACATTGCCAGCACTCGAAGAAGATGAGGCAGAAGACCATGCCGATGGTATGGCAAATGATACCATCGTATCAGAAGGTGATGATACGCGCACGAAGCGGGACAGTATGTCCGGTGCTGGGTACACCGAAAGCATTGACTCGGGCCTCCAAAGTCCCGCACCGTGTGGTGGAGTTGCCTCACCGGAAACTTCGTCCATGGTGAGCTCAATCGAAAGTCAACCAGCCATAGATTTGCCGGATGTAGCTTCCAGCCAGTCTGCCTTGTCCCAAATAGTGGGCACGTGGCTTATGAGAAAGCTGGAGGTACACGAACCCGAGGAGGTGTTTGTACTGCCCAGCAATCCACTGCTGATCCAGCGTCTGGAACGGTTCCATCAGCTGCAGAGACGAGAGCGCCGTGAACGGCTGCGGGGACCACTAGCATCTGAATCTGAGGGAGAAGACCAGGAGTACGATctcgacgatgacgatgatacgGATAGTGATTACATGAGCGATGGTCAAGGAAGAATTGATCGTACACAGTCGGATGACGCTAACAGCTCAAATCCAGGTTCACCGCTCAACTTTCCGCAACAGGAGGTTGGTGTGGTGCAAAAAAATACCCTAGCTGACCCACAAACAGAGTCACTAGCCGATGCAAAACAGCATGACGAAAGCGAGCGACATGCAACACACCACAGTGATAACGGTAAAAATATGTCCGATGCAGGCATGCCTCGTGCACCCGATTCGAAACGCTGCTTGATCATGTAG